A single region of the Roseivivax sp. THAF197b genome encodes:
- a CDS encoding DUF1013 domain-containing protein yields the protein MAKLLHPKATAVWLVDNTTLTFKQIADFTDMHELEIQGIADGDVAAGVKGFDPIANNQLVQEDIDRAEADPTAKLKLKHNPAAVDEDKRRGPRYTPLSKRQDRPASILWLVKFHPELSDGQISKLVGTTKPTIQSIRERTHWNISNLQPIDPVALGLCRQSELDAAVAKASKAAEKVMDDDERRKLVSTEQSLGMDPEPRLPSSMEGLESFSLSDPREEEEEKSDSDYADADSFFNLPDGGNDDEDDDDK from the coding sequence ATGGCCAAGCTGCTGCATCCCAAGGCCACCGCGGTCTGGCTGGTGGACAACACCACGCTGACCTTCAAGCAAATCGCCGATTTCACGGATATGCATGAGCTGGAAATTCAGGGCATTGCCGATGGCGACGTGGCCGCGGGCGTGAAGGGCTTCGATCCCATTGCCAACAACCAGCTGGTGCAGGAGGATATCGACCGCGCAGAGGCCGATCCCACGGCCAAGCTGAAGCTGAAGCACAATCCCGCCGCCGTGGACGAGGACAAGCGGCGCGGCCCGCGCTACACGCCGCTGTCGAAGCGTCAGGACCGTCCGGCGTCGATCCTGTGGCTGGTGAAGTTCCATCCCGAATTGTCCGACGGCCAGATCTCCAAGCTCGTGGGCACCACGAAGCCCACGATCCAGTCGATCCGCGAGCGGACGCATTGGAACATCTCGAACCTGCAGCCGATCGATCCCGTGGCGCTGGGCCTCTGCCGTCAGTCCGAGCTCGATGCCGCCGTGGCCAAGGCCTCGAAAGCCGCCGAGAAGGTCATGGATGACGACGAGCGCCGCAAGCTCGTCTCGACCGAGCAATCGCTGGGCATGGATCCCGAGCCGCGTCTGCCCTCCAGCATGGAAGGGCTCGAAAGCTTTTCGCTCTCCGACCCGCGCGAGGAGGAAGAAGAGAAGTCCGACAGCGATTACGCGG
- a CDS encoding ribonuclease T2 produces the protein MDKLKEKIAGVACAAILALAAPGQTQAEGEIAGDFDYYVLSMTWSPTWCALEGDARRSPQCAPERDAGWILHGLWPQFEEGWPSYCRTPHAPPPRSMTQDMANVMGTSGLAWHQWKKHGTCSGLSAAAYYETAETAFDAVVLPEIFTRLTDPVTLPASVVEEAFLKDNPDLEPDMLTITCRSGRIQEARLCLSRTLEPVPCGRDVVRDCTLGDALLDPVR, from the coding sequence ATGGACAAGTTGAAAGAGAAAATCGCGGGCGTCGCCTGCGCGGCAATCCTGGCTCTGGCCGCGCCCGGCCAGACGCAGGCCGAGGGCGAGATCGCGGGAGACTTCGACTATTACGTCCTGTCCATGACCTGGTCGCCCACCTGGTGCGCGCTGGAAGGGGACGCCCGCCGCTCGCCGCAATGCGCACCCGAACGCGATGCGGGCTGGATCCTGCATGGTCTCTGGCCGCAATTCGAGGAGGGATGGCCCTCCTATTGCCGCACGCCGCATGCGCCGCCCCCGCGCTCGATGACGCAAGACATGGCGAATGTGATGGGCACGTCGGGGCTGGCCTGGCATCAATGGAAAAAGCACGGCACCTGTTCGGGCCTTTCCGCGGCGGCCTATTACGAGACCGCCGAAACGGCGTTCGATGCCGTGGTCCTGCCCGAGATCTTCACGCGGCTCACCGATCCCGTCACCCTGCCCGCCTCCGTCGTGGAGGAGGCGTTTCTGAAGGACAATCCCGATCTTGAGCCGGACATGCTGACCATCACCTGCCGGTCGGGCCGCATCCAGGAAGCACGGCTTTGCCTGTCGCGCACACTGGAGCCCGTGCCCTGCGGACGTGACGTGGTTCGCGATTGCACGCTGGGCGATGCGCTGCTCGATCCGGTGCGGTGA